From Shewanella acanthi:
TTAGCTTACTTAGTACGCGCCTGAGGATAGCGTAGGCAGTTATCCTCAATCTTGAGCCAACTTGGCTGCTGCTCGGTATAAATATGGTAATTAGGCTGCACTAAATTCGGATCGTCTAAGCTTGCGATCGTCAGGGTGAGATAGTCGGGATACTCAGTGTGCCTGTAGGACAATGAGCAGCCGCAGTGGGCGCAAAAGCCACGTCTCACACACTCAGATGAAGCAAACTCAGTCACTTGCCCCTTAACCCAAGTCACCTGTTGCAGCTTAAAATCCATCCAAGCACCAAATACGGCCCCAATGCTTTTTTGGCACATGCGGCAATGGCAATAATCGGCGTCGAAGGGCTTGCCCTCAATCCGATAACGTATCGCCCCACATAAACAGCCGCCCTCCAAGGATGTTACCGATCCCATAAAGACCCCACACTATTGCGGCTCGCGGCCATCGGTGAGCTTTTGTGCTAACGCCGTGGCATTACGCGCAGTAATACCATAGATAGACAGCTGCGGGTTAGCGCCAAGGCTGGTTGGGAAGATAGAACCATCCATTACTGAGAGGTTTTCGAGGTAATGGGACTGGCCATAACTATCTACCATTGAGAGCTTTTCATCCTCACCAAATGGACAGCCGCCCATCACATGGGCCGAAGCCACCACAGTCTTAAGCGGTGCCAACGTCATCTGCTCAATCCCCTCTTTCGCATCCTTCCAAGAGGTGAAATACGGCATACCATCACTCACTGGCATCACCTTCATCGCACCAGCAGCGAACTGCAGTTCAGCCATGCTGGCAAAGGAGCGGCGCGCTGCGCGCCAGAAGGTCTCAGTTAACGGATAATCGAGCTCAAAGCCCTTGTCAGTTAAACGCACTTGACCGCCTTGACTATCGGGATGGTAGCCGTCTCGGACGAGGGCAATCGTTAGTTGAAACTGATTAAAGTTAGCCATGGCTTCAGCGTGCTCTTTACCGTGACCGAGCAACTTAGACGCCATTAACACAGGATGGATCGGCGGCACTTCGAGCTTATAACCCAGTTCTCCCGCTACGCCGTTTTTCCAGACAAATTCGTCGGAATAAATCGACTGAGGCGCACCACTGTGACCATTAATGGCGTCACTAAAGATGGCGCCAGAGAGCAGAACAGGATGTAAAAAGGTGCGCTTACCTAAGAGTTTATGTGGGTCTGGCACATCGGATCGCATCATCAGCACAGGCGTGTGAATGGCACCACCGCTCATAATATAGTGCTTGGCCTTAAACATCAGCTCAACGGACGTCGGTTTGGAGTTGCTATCGAGAGCCTGCGCCTTAAGGGCGAGTACCTTGCCGTTATGGTGCTCAATCTTAACCACTTTAACACGGCTAAAGAGTTGGGCTCCTTTATCGAGCGCCGAAGGAATGGTCGTCACTAACATCGACTGTTTGGCATTGACCGGACAGCCCATGCCGCAATAACCTGTGTTCCAACAGCCCGCCACGTTTCGTTTAATGACAGTGTAATCCCAACCAAGATTAATACAGCCCTGCTTTAGCGCGGCATTATTACGATTAGGTTCGAATTTCCATTCATGGATATTAAGACGCTGCTCCATCTGCTCAAACCATGGGTCGAGTGTTTCGCGGCTAAGGCCCTTAACGGATTTTTGTTGCTCCCAAAAGGCTAAGGCTTCAGTTGGGGTGCGGATGGAGGTTGTCCAGTTGATTGTGGTCGAGCCACCCACAGAGCGACCTTGAAAAATACCAATCGCCTTGTCTGAGGTTTTCATTGCCGCAGCCTGCTGGTAAAGATTGGGATAGGCGACGCGCTCCTCCATATTAAAATCGGTGGATGAGCGCAGTTGTCCCGCCTCTATCATGATCACGCTAAGCCCTGCTTGGCTTAAAATTTCTGCCGCGACTCCCCCGCCAGCGCCAGTACCAACGATCACTACATCGGCTTCAAATTGTTGATTTTCTTTTAACTGGCTACCATCGGTGTGTAGCCACCCCGAGTTAAGTCCATTGATAATGGGATCTACTATTGCCAATTTAAGTACTCCAGATTTATGTTCTTATTATTATCGAATTGCTAGGGCGCATCTTGAGCTAACTATTTAAATAACACAGGTTTTGCGTAATGAATTCGGCTCCAATGCTCAGGGCAAGCATAAAAGCTTGCCATGACTAACTCCCTTAACCCTAAGTAGGCAGTCTGCATCAGTGAAAAATAGCTGTAGCGCCAATTTTCTAACATTTGGGTTAATTCGCTTGGGCTGCGCATTAATAACGGCGTCATGCTTGAGGTCAGCACTAACAGTCCCAAACGGTTCTCCAGCATATCGAGTAATTGAAATAACTCGTCTTGCTGGGACTCGGATAAGGCGGCAATGGATTGGTTGATGGCATCTAAGGTACGATTTTGCGCCGCTAACTTATGGCTGGCTACCTCGGGTAGCGCTCCATCGAGTAATACGGGCAATAACACACTAAATAGCAGACGGTAATCTTTACCTTCTGTTTGCTCATCGGTAGAACTAAACTCTGGAGAATAGAGATTAACCCCTAAAGCAATTGCCGCCGTAGTGGCAAAGGTGCCTAACAAAAAGGTTCTTCTATTCATCTATTTCTCCTAAGTCTCATGCTGTTAAACAATTGTGCTACAATACCAGCGATCAGATATCAAACAAACGTTTTAATTTCGAACTTTGTAAAAATAAGATAATAATTGATGCCAAACGCCTTTGTACCGCCTTGGTGGGCCAAGAGTCCCCATGTTCAGACCATCCTTCCCGTGTTTACTAAAGTGGCAAAACCGACACTCACAAGACAGCGTGTTGAGCTGCCCGATGGCGACTTTATCGACTTAGATTGGCAGGACACTCCAAAGGCGGGCGAGCCGATTGTGGTGATTATTCATGGCCTTGAGGGCAGCGCCCAATCCCACTACGCCAGACGGATTTTACAGGCCTGTAA
This genomic window contains:
- a CDS encoding TAT leader-containing periplasmic protein, whose product is MNRRTFLLGTFATTAAIALGVNLYSPEFSSTDEQTEGKDYRLLFSVLLPVLLDGALPEVASHKLAAQNRTLDAINQSIAALSESQQDELFQLLDMLENRLGLLVLTSSMTPLLMRSPSELTQMLENWRYSYFSLMQTAYLGLRELVMASFYACPEHWSRIHYAKPVLFK
- a CDS encoding GFA family protein gives rise to the protein MGSVTSLEGGCLCGAIRYRIEGKPFDADYCHCRMCQKSIGAVFGAWMDFKLQQVTWVKGQVTEFASSECVRRGFCAHCGCSLSYRHTEYPDYLTLTIASLDDPNLVQPNYHIYTEQQPSWLKIEDNCLRYPQARTK
- a CDS encoding GMC family oxidoreductase — protein: MAIVDPIINGLNSGWLHTDGSQLKENQQFEADVVIVGTGAGGGVAAEILSQAGLSVIMIEAGQLRSSTDFNMEERVAYPNLYQQAAAMKTSDKAIGIFQGRSVGGSTTINWTTSIRTPTEALAFWEQQKSVKGLSRETLDPWFEQMEQRLNIHEWKFEPNRNNAALKQGCINLGWDYTVIKRNVAGCWNTGYCGMGCPVNAKQSMLVTTIPSALDKGAQLFSRVKVVKIEHHNGKVLALKAQALDSNSKPTSVELMFKAKHYIMSGGAIHTPVLMMRSDVPDPHKLLGKRTFLHPVLLSGAIFSDAINGHSGAPQSIYSDEFVWKNGVAGELGYKLEVPPIHPVLMASKLLGHGKEHAEAMANFNQFQLTIALVRDGYHPDSQGGQVRLTDKGFELDYPLTETFWRAARRSFASMAELQFAAGAMKVMPVSDGMPYFTSWKDAKEGIEQMTLAPLKTVVASAHVMGGCPFGEDEKLSMVDSYGQSHYLENLSVMDGSIFPTSLGANPQLSIYGITARNATALAQKLTDGREPQ